A genome region from Halichondria panicea chromosome 15, odHalPani1.1, whole genome shotgun sequence includes the following:
- the LOC135348839 gene encoding uncharacterized protein LOC135348839 codes for MEKLLALILLSLFGTVTSEFILTVNLVNYTNPTGLCAECQRPLNTSHPTDTIPVCCDELPFKSGNCDNTGEERCDTRFRWTIRLFGASQETRPSMGYSFTDCTMSPSTCLFNEMSTTFGQGPTALLGVTLNPLPVSSTTFNAWTGRIQFFIAAVDSGLPNIIDSLLIDLDNLQLGADFTEEMTFTGFHNISHMTMSFRVECSPGFCGPDCTTTPQNNPRVATCQADGTLTCTDNRLDPSPLVACNDCLYSRDITTGCSTCVQTNYDPTINCTACFNLFDTLTNYTQCLLNRDPSTNCIQCLPNRDPSTNCTQCLPGWDITLDCTSCLPNRDPITNCSLCLQPNRFTDTDCSVCALPGGDPATLCQTCLSPGKDPNECKDNYDKSTDCSTCVPGWDSNYDCSVCLTGRNISTKCTTCIPGYSGEECILDLSVSSATFGGVIGVLLFVILALVMTIAILGVYIKTRGKENTFNIDTADIEVVENTGYGVGTPGRTTAGGIELVYSDKAADHGNQNEKNYEDEQSSVYDYVISN; via the exons atggaAAAGTTACTAGCACTTATTCTTCTGAGTCTCTTC GGAACAGTAACAAGTGAGTTCATACTGACAGTCAACTTGGTTAACTACACCAACCCAACCGGACTGTGTGCTGAATGTCAGAGACCGCTGAATACAAGCCATCCTACAGACACAATACCAGTGTGCTGTGATGAACTACCATTCAAATCTGGCAACTGTGACAACACAGGAGAGGAGAGATGTGACACCAGGTTCCGTTGGACCATCAGACTATTTGGTGCATCACAAGAGACAAGACCCAGTATGGGGTACAGCTTCACAGACTGTACAATGTCCCCCAGCACTTGCCTATTCAATGAAATGAGCACAACATTCGGTCAAGGTCCAACAGCACTACTGGGGGTAACACTCAATCCTCTACCTGTTTCAAGCACAACTTTTAATGCATGGACA GGGCGGATTCAGTTCTTCATAGCAGCCGTTGATAGTGGACTACCGAACATAATAGACAGTCTGTTGATTGACCTGGACAACCTCCAACTTGGAGCAGACTTCACAGAGGAGATGACGTTCACTGGATTCCACAACAtatctcacatgaccatgaGTTTCAGAGTCGAGTGCTCTCCCGGTTTCTGTGGACCTGACTGTACCACAACACCTCAGAACAATCCACGAGTGGCGACATGTCAAGCTGATGGCACTCTAACATGTACTGATAACCGATTAGACCCTTCACCTCTTGTAGCCTGCAACGACTGCCTCTACAGCCGGGATATTACTACTGGCTGCTCCACTTGCGTACAGACCAACTATGACCCAACCATCAACTGCACAGCCTGTTTTAACTTATTTGATACACTAACAAACTACACCCAGTGTCTACTCAACAGAGacccctctaccaactgcatccagtgcctacccaacagagatccctctaccaactgcactcaGTGTCTACCAGGCTGGGACATCACCTTGGACTGTACTagttgcctacccaacagagacccAATCACTAACTGCTCCCTCTGTCTACAACCAAACAGGTTCACTGATACagactgcagtgtgtgtgctctaCCAGGAGGGGACCCAGCAACACTCTGTCAAACATGCCTTTCTCCCGGGAAAGACCCGAACGAATGTAAAGATAACTACGATAAAAGTACAGATTGCTCCACTTGTGTGCCTGGTTGGGATAGTAACTATGACTGCAGTGTGTGTCTCACTGGGAGGAACATCTCCACCAAATGCACCACCTGTATCCCTGGTTACTCGGGAGAAGAGTGCATACTAG ATCTGTCAGTGTCATCTGCCACCTTTGGAGGCGTGATCGGTGTGCTACTGTTTGTGATACTCGCACTAGTGATGACCATTGCCATACTGGGGGTCTACATCAAAACAAGAGGAAAAGAAAACACATTCAACATAG ACACAGCGGACATTGAGGTGGTAGAGAATACAGGGTATGGAGTGGGCACTCCTGGCAGGACTACAGCCGGTGGCATTGAGTTAGTGTATAGTGACAAGGCAGCAGATCATGGCAACCAAAATGAGAAAAATTATGAAGACGAACAATCTTCTGTTTATGACTATGTGATATCTAATTAA
- the LOC135348798 gene encoding platelet endothelial aggregation receptor 1-like: MEKLLAFVLLSLFGAVTSEFILTVNLVNYTNPTGLCAECAAPLSSVASADQLVPVCCDDRPLTNTNCNNTGEERCDTRFRWTIRPFGASLETRPVSVPNADNPPYFFTDCLMSPSTCPFSEMSITFSQSPTALLGITPNPLPVSKTNFTVWTGRLQFFIEAIDSGLPNIIDSLLIDLDNLQLGADFTEEMTFTGYHSISHMTTSFRVECSPGFCGPDCTTTPQNNPRVATCQADGTLTCTDNRLDPSPLVACNDCLYNLDITTGCSTCLDANYDPTTNCTSCMDTNFNCLEDCTFCLLDFYDLQTNCTQCLPNRDPSTNCTQCLPNRDPSTNCTQCLPNRDPSTDCTQCLPNRDPSTDCTQCLPNRDPSTNCTQCLQNRDPSTNCIQCLPGWDITSDCTSCLSNRDSSTSCTQCLPNRDSSTNCTQCLPNRDPSTNCTQCLPNRDPSTNCTQCLPGWDITSDCISCLPNRDPVTNCSLCLQPDRFTDTDCSVCALLGGDPAALCQTCLSHWKDPNNNCTCKYNYDESTDCSTCVPGWDSNYDCSVCLTGRNMSTDCTTCIPGYSGEECRLDLSVPSEINATSGGVIGVLLFVILTLVMTIAILGVYIKTRGKENSFDIDPAIEVVENTVYGVRPGTPDTRQRTTTGGIELKPNLVYSNIAADHGNQTEQNGDPYEQSLVYDYVIP; encoded by the exons ATGGAAAAGTTACTAGCATTTGTTCTTCTGAGTCTCTTC ggAGCAGTAACAAGTGAGTTCATACTGACAGTCAACTTGGTAAACTACACCAACCCAACCGGACTATGTGCTGAATGTGCTGCTCCACTGAGTAGTGTGGCAAGTGCTGACCAGCTAGTACCAGTGTGCTGTGATGATCGACCACTCACAAACACTAACTGTAACAACACAGGAGAGGAGAGATGTGACACCAGGTTCCGTTGGACCATCAGACCATTCGGTGCATCACTGGAGACAAGACCTGTTAGTGTACCCAATGCTGACAACCCTCCCTACTTCTTCACAGACTGTTTAATGTCCCCCAGCACTTGCCCATTCAGTGAAATGAGCATAACATTCAGTCAAAGTCCAACAGCACTACTGGGAATAACACCCAATCCTCTACCTGTTTCAAAAACAAATTTTACTGTGTGGACG GGACGGTTACAGTTCTTTATAGAAGCCATTGATAGTGGACTCCCGAACATAATAGACAGTCTGTTGATTGACCTGGACAACCTCCAACTTGGAGCAGACTTCACAGAGGAGATGACGTTCACTGGATACCACAGCATATCTCACATGACCACGAGTTTTAGAGTCGAGTGCTCTCCTGGTTTCTGTGGACCTGACTGTACCACAACACCTCAGAACAATCCACGAGTGGCAACATGTCAAGCTGATGGCACTCTAACGTGTACTGACAACCGATTAGACCCTTCACCTCTTGTAGCCTGCAACGACTGCCTCTACAACCTGGATATTACTACAGGCTGTTCTACCTGTTTGGATGCCAACTATGACCCAACTACCAACTGTACATCATGTATGGACACAAACTTCAACTGTCTTGAAGACTGTACATTCTGTTTGTTGGACTTCTACGACCTACAGACAAACTGCACTcagtgcctacccaacagagatccctctaccaactgcactcagtgcctacccaacagagatccctctaccaactgcacccagtgtctacccaacagagatccctctaccgactgcacccagtgtctacccaacagagatccctctaccgactgcacccagtgcctacccaacagagatccctctactaactgcacccagtgtctacagaacagagatccctctaccaactgcatcCAGTGTCTACCAGGTTGGGACATCACATCGGACTGTACTAGTTGCCTATCCAACAGAGATTCCTCTACCAGTTGCacccagtgcctacccaacagagattcctctaccaactgcacccagtgtctacccaacagagatccctctaccaactgcacccagtgtctacctaacagagatccctctaccaactgcacccagtgttTACCAGGCTGGGACATTACCTCAGACTGTATTagttgcctacccaacagagacccAGTCACCAACTGCTCCCTCTGCCTACAACCAGACAGGTTCACTGATACagactgcagtgtgtgtgctctaCTGGGAGGGGACCCAGCAGCACTCTGTCAAACATGCCTTTCTCACTGGAAAGACCCGAACaacaattgtacatgtaaatataaCTACGATGAAAGTACAGATTGCTCCACTTGTGTGCCTGGTTGGGACAGTAACTATGACTGCAGTGTATGTCTCACTGGGAGGAACATGTCCACAGACTGCACCACCTGTATCCCTGGTTACTCGGGAGAAGAATGCAGACTAG ATCTGTCAGTGCCATCTGAGATAAATGCCACCTCTGGAGGCGTGATCGGTGTGCTACTGTTTGTGATACTCACACTAGTGATGACCATTGCTATACTGGGGGTCTACATCAAAACAAGAGGAAAAGAAAACTCATTTGACATAG ATCCAGCCATTGAGGTGGTAGAGAATACAGTGTATGGGGTGAGACCGGGCACTCCTGACACGAGACAGCGCACCACAACTGGTGGTATTGAGCTGAAGCCTAATCTAGTGTACAGTAACATAGCAGCAGACCATGGCAACCAAACTGAGCAAAATGGAGACCCTTATGAACAATCTTTAGTGTATGACTACGTAATACCTTGA
- the LOC135348824 gene encoding multiple epidermal growth factor-like domains protein 10: protein MEKLLALILLSLFGAVTSEFILTVNLVNYTNPSGLCAECQRPLNTSYPTNTIPVCCDELPFKSGNCDNTGEERCDTRFRWTIRPFGASLEARPPSIPNAANPPYFFTDCTMSPSTCPFSEMSTTFGQGPTALLGVTDNPLRVSKTDSIVWTGQIQFFIEALDSGLPNIIDSLLIDLDNLQLGADFTEEMTFTGFHNISHMTMSFRVECSPGFCGPHCTTTPQNNPRVAECRANGTLTCTDNRLDPSPLVACNDCLYNLDTTTNCTACDTSYMYDPNTNCASCLDSTFNPLNGCTSCLLEFYDKLTNCTQCLPNRDPSTNCTQCLPNRDPSTNCTQCLPSWDITSDCTSCLPNRDPVTNCSLCLQPDRFTDTDCSVCVLSGGDPATLCQTCLSSGRDPNNNCTCKDNYDESTDCSTCVPGWDSNYDCSVCLTGRNMSTDCTTCIPGYSGEECLLDLSVPSEISATSGGVIGVLLLVILTLVMIIAILGVYIKTRGKENSLDIETAIEVVENTGYGVGTPGRTTTGGIELDLGYSDVAADSGKQTEQNEDKIDEQSSVYSYIS from the exons ATGGAAAAGTTACTAGCACTTATTCTTCTGAGTCTCTTT GGAGCAGTAACAAGTGAGTTCATACTGACAGTCAACTTGGTAAACTACACCAACCCAAGCGGACTGTGTGCTGAATGTCAGAGACCGCTGAATACAAGCTATCCTACAAACACAATACCAGTGTGCTGTGATGAACTACCTTTCAAATCTGGCAACTGTGACAACACAGGAGAGGAGAGATGTGACACCAGGTTCCGTTGGACCATCAGACCATTCGGTGCATCACTGGAGGCAAGACCCCCCAGTATACCCAATGCTGCCAACCCTCCCTACTTCTTCACAGACTGTACAATGTCCCCCAGCACTTGCCCATTCAGTGAAATGAGCACAACATTCGGTCAAGGTCCAACAGCACTACTGGGAGTAACAGACAATCCTTTACGTGTTTCAAAAACAGATTCTATTGTGTGGACA GGGCAAATTCAGTTCTTCATAGAAGCATTGGATAGTGGACTCCCGAACATAATAGACAGTCTGTTGATTGACCTGGACAACCTCCAACTTGGAGCAGACTTCACAGAGGAGATGACGTTCACTGGATTCCACAACAtatctcacatgaccatgaGTTTTAGAGTCGAGTGCTCTCCTGGTTTCTGTGGACCTCACTGTACCACCACACCTCAGAACAATCCACGAGTGGCCGAATGTCGAGCTAATGGCACTCTAACATGTACTGATAATCGATTAGACCCTTCACCTCTTGTAGCCTGCAACGACTGCCTCTACAACCTGGACACAACCACTAATTGCACAGCCTGTGacacaagctacatgtatgaccCAAACACAAACTGTGCTTCATGCTTGGACTCTACTTTCAATCCTCTCAATGGCTGTACATCATGTTTGTTGGAATTTTATGATAAACTAACaaactgcacccagtgcctacccaacagagatccctctaccaactgcacccagtgcctacccaacagagatccctctaccaactgcactcaGTGCCTACCAAGCTGGGACATCACCTCAGACTGTACTagttgcctacccaacagagatccagTCACCAACTGCTCCCTCTGCCTACAACCAGACAGGTTCACTGATACagactgcagtgtgtgtgttctatCAGGAGGGGACCCAGCAACACTCTGTCAAACATGCCTTTCTTCTGGGAGAGACCCGAACAACAATTGTACCTGTAAAGACAACTATGATGAAAGTACAGATTGCTCCACTTGTGTGCCTGGTTGGGACAGTAACTATGACTGCAGTGTGTGTCTCACTGGGAGGAACATGTCCACAGACTGCACCACCTGTATCCCTGGTTACTCGGGAGAAGAGTGCCTACTAG ATCTGTCAGTGCCATCTGAGATAAGTGCCACCTCTGGAGGTGTGATTGGTGTGCTACTGCTCGTGATACTCACACTAGTAATGATCATTGCTATACTGGGGGTATATATCAAAACAAGAGGAAAAGAGAACTCATTGGACATAG AAACAGCCATTGAGGTGGTAGAGAATACAGGGTATGGAGTGGGCACTCCTGGCAGGACTACAACTGGTGGTATTGAGCTGGACCTAGGGTATAGTGATGTAGCAGCAGACTCCGGCAAACAGACTGAGCAAAACGAAGACAAAATTGATGAACAATCTTCTGTCTATTCCTACATATCTTAA
- the LOC135348928 gene encoding maleylacetoacetate isomerase-like isoform X2, with protein sequence MAAETPILHSYYRSSCSWRVRFALALKGIEYEYKPVHLVQDGGQQFADSYKALNPQCVVPTLEIDGLVLTESLAIIEYLDETRGPPYLVPHGDPAKRARVRSISNNIAAGIQPIQNLRVLKYVGDEKKFEWGKHWITKGFDSLELVLQKTAGKYCVGDEVTMADLCLVPQLYNANS encoded by the exons ATGGCAGCTGAAACT CCCATCCTCCACTCTTACTACAGAAGCTCCTGCTCCTGGAGAGTGAGATTTG CTCTTGCACTGAAAGGTATCGAGTACGAGTACAAACCTGTTCATCTGGTACAAGATGGCGGACAACAG TTTGCAGACTCCTACAAAGCTTTGAACCCTCAGTGTGTGGTGCCTACCTTGGAGATAGACGGACTAGTCCTCACAGAGTCT CTGGCCATTATCGAGTACCTTGATGAGACGAGAGGCCCACCGTACCTCGTTCCCCACGGAGACCCTGCCAAGAGAGCACGGGTGAG GTCGATATCCAACAACATTGCTGCTGGGATTCAGCCAATACAG AACCTGAGGGTGCTCAAGTATGTTGGGGATGAAAAGAAATTTGAGTGGGGCAAGCACTGGATCACCAAAGGATTTGACA GTTTGGAGCTGGTGCTTCAGAAAACGGCAGGGaagtactgtgtgggggaTGAG GTGACGATGGCTGACCTCTGTCTAGTACCACAGCTCTACAATGCTAACAG cTAG
- the LOC135348899 gene encoding delta-like protein D, protein MTFTGFHNISHMTMSFRVKCSPGFCGPHCTTTPQNNPRVATCQTNGTLTCTENRFDPSPLVACNDCLYNLDITTDCSTCVQTNYDPTTNCTACLNLFDKLKNCTQCLPNRNYSTNCTQCLSGWDITSDCTSCLPNRDPVTNCSLCLQPDRFTDTDCSVCALPGGDPATLCQTCLSPGKDPNKNCTCKDNYDESTDCSTCVPGWDSNYDCSVCLTGRNMSTDCTTCIPGYSGEECVLVPSEISAISGGVIGVLLLVILTLVMIIAILGVYIKTRGKENSFNIDTADIEVVENTGYGVGTPGRTTTGGIELNLVCSNEAADHGNQPEENENEQSSVYDYVIS, encoded by the exons ATGACGTTCACTGGATTCCACAACAtatctcacatgaccatgaGTTTCAGAGTCAAATGCTCTCCTGGTTTCTGTGGACCTCACTGTACTACCACACCTCAGAACAATCCACGAGTGGCGACATGTCAAACTAATGGCACTCTAACATGTACTGAAAACAGATTTGACCCTTCACCTCTTGTAGCTTGCAACGACTGCCTCTACAACCTGGATATTACTACAGACTGCTCCACTTGCGTACAGACCAACTATGACCCAACCACCAACTGCACAGCTTGTCTTAACTTATTTGATAAACTAAAAAACTGCACACAGTGTCTACCTAACAGAAATtactctaccaactgcacccagtgtctaTCAGGCTGGGATATCACCTCGGACTGCACTagttgcctacccaacagagacccAGTCACCAACTGCTCCCTCTGCCTACAACCAGACAGGTTCACTGATACAGATtgcagtgtgtgtgctctaCCAGGAGGGGACCCAGCAACACTCTGTCAAACATGCCTTTCTCCCGGGAAAGACCCAAACAAAAATTGTACCTGTAAAGATAACTACGATGAAAGTACAGATTGCTCCACTTGTGTGCCTGGTTGGGACAGTAACTATGACTGCAGTGTGTGTCTCACTGGGAGGAACATGTCTACAGACTGCACCACCTGTATCCCTGGTTACTCGGGAGAAGAATGCGTACTAG TGCCATCTGAGATAAGTGCCATCTCTGGAGGCGTGATCGGTGTGCTACTACTTGTGATACTCACACTAGTAATGATCATTGCTATACTGGGGGTCTACATCAAAACAAGAGGAAAAGAAAACTCATTCAACATAG ACACAGCGGACATTGAGGTGGTAGAGAATACAGGGTATGGAGTGGGCACTCCTGGCAGGACTACAACTGGTGGTATTGAGTTGAACCTAGTGTGTAGTAACGAGGCAGCAGATCATGGGAACCAGCCAGAGGAGAATGAAAACGAACAATCTTCTGTCTATGACTATGTGATATCTTAA
- the LOC135348928 gene encoding maleylacetoacetate isomerase-like isoform X1 yields the protein MAAETPILHSYYRSSCSWRVRFALALKGIEYEYKPVHLVQDGGQQFADSYKALNPQCVVPTLEIDGLVLTESLAIIEYLDETRGPPYLVPHGDPAKRARVRSISNNIAAGIQPIQNLRVLKYVGDEKKFEWGKHWITKGFDSLELVLQKTAGKYCVGDEVTMADLCLVPQLYNANRFKVEMSVYPTITRVCSALETLEAYHKSHPDNQPDTPPKT from the exons ATGGCAGCTGAAACT CCCATCCTCCACTCTTACTACAGAAGCTCCTGCTCCTGGAGAGTGAGATTTG CTCTTGCACTGAAAGGTATCGAGTACGAGTACAAACCTGTTCATCTGGTACAAGATGGCGGACAACAG TTTGCAGACTCCTACAAAGCTTTGAACCCTCAGTGTGTGGTGCCTACCTTGGAGATAGACGGACTAGTCCTCACAGAGTCT CTGGCCATTATCGAGTACCTTGATGAGACGAGAGGCCCACCGTACCTCGTTCCCCACGGAGACCCTGCCAAGAGAGCACGGGTGAG GTCGATATCCAACAACATTGCTGCTGGGATTCAGCCAATACAG AACCTGAGGGTGCTCAAGTATGTTGGGGATGAAAAGAAATTTGAGTGGGGCAAGCACTGGATCACCAAAGGATTTGACA GTTTGGAGCTGGTGCTTCAGAAAACGGCAGGGaagtactgtgtgggggaTGAG GTGACGATGGCTGACCTCTGTCTAGTACCACAGCTCTACAATGCTAACAG ATTCAAAGTTGAGATGAGTGTGTACCCGACCATCACTAGAGTGTGCTCTGCCTTGGAGACTCTGGAGGCCTATCACAAGTCACACCCTGACAACCAGCCGGACACACCTCCAAAGACATAA
- the LOC135348854 gene encoding delta-like protein 4, translating into MEKLLALVLLSLFGAVTSEFILTVNLVNYTNPTGLCAECAVPLSDVASADKLPPPVCCDDLPFTNINCDNTGEGRCDTRFRWTIRPFGASLETRPSMGYFFTDCAMSPSTCPLSEMSTTFGQGPAALLGVTPNPLPVSSKNPWTGRIQFHIEAVDSGLPNIIDSLLINLDNLQLGADLTEEMTFTGFYNVSHMIMSFRVKCSPGFCGPHCTTTPQNNPRVATCQTDGTLTCTDNRLDPSPPVACRDCLYNYDPVSNCTACLPGFCGPDCTTTSQNNPRVAECQANGTLTCYDNFEPTTSCTRCVDNYDLTTNCTSCLFGRNISTRCTTCLPGFTGSNCEPESSLDLALVGSVAGGVGGAFLLIILLMAFTVRKNKTVPEVIEMSRNLGYSKNTVEVTEVTETLTMSYEVMQLRTNTLNEVNTEANHTQHYEPVCIATPPTTIVENDYHIYEGEDLDPTRNEQQPEPDYVVMQSVPKETA; encoded by the exons ATGGAAAAGTTACTAGCACTTGTTCTTCTGAGTCTCTTC ggaGCAGTAACAAGTGAGTTCATACTGACAGTCAACTTGGTCAACTACACCAACCCAACCGGACTGTGTGCTGAATGTGCTGTTCCACTGAGTGATGTAGCAAGTGCTGACAAGCTACCACCACCAGTGTGCTGTGATGATCTACCATTCACAAATATCAACTGTGACAACACAGGAGAGGGGAGATGTGACACCAGGTTCCGTTGGACCATCAGACCATTCGGTGCATCATTGGAGACAAGACCCAGTATGGGGTACTTCTTCACAGACTGTGCAATGTCCCCCAGCACTTGCCCACTCAGTGAAATGAGCACAACATTCGGTCAAGGTCCAGCAGCACTACTGGGAGTAACACCCAATCCTCTACCTGTTTCAAGCAAAAATCCATGGACA GGGCGGATTCAGTTCCATATAGAAGCTGTGGACAGTGGACTCCCGAACATAATAGACAGTCTGTTGATTAACCTGGACAACCTCCAACTTGGAGCAGACTTAACAGAGGAGATGACATTCACTGGATTCTACAACGTATCTCACATGATCATGAGTTTCAGAGTCAAATGCTCTCCTGGTTTCTGTGGACCTCACTGTACTACCACACCTCAGAACAATCCACGAGTGGCGACATGTCAAACTGATGGCACTCTAACATGTACTGACAACCGATTAGACCCTTCACCTCCTGTAGCCTGCCGCGACTGCCTCTACAACTATGACCCAGTCTCCAATTGCACAGCCTGTCTTCCTGGTTTCTGTGGACCTGACTGTACCACCACATCTCAGAACAATCCACGAGTGGCCGAATGTCAAGCTAATGGCACTCTAACTTGCTATGACAACTTTGAGCCTACCACAAGCTGTACTAGGTGTGTGGATAACTACGATCTAACTACCAACTGCACGTCTTGTCTGTTTGGACGAAACATATCCACAAGATGTACCACCTGTCTGCCTGGATTCACTGGCAGTAACTGTGAACCTG AATCTTCACTCGATTTAGCACTGGTGGGTAGTGTCGCTggaggagtgggtggagctttcCTGCTCATCATCCTATTAATGGCTTTCACAGTCAGGAAAA ATAAAACAGTTCCAGAAGTCATAGAAATGAGTCGAAATCTTGGGTACAGTAAGAACACAGTCGAAGTCACTGAAGTCACTGAAACACTAACCATGAGCTATGAAGTCATGCAGTTacgcacaaacacactcaACGAAGTGAACACTGAAGCTAACCACACCCAACATTATGAGCCTGTGTGCATTGCAACCCCTCCTACTACCATTGTTGAAAATGATTACCATATATATGAGGGTGAGGATCTGGACCCAACACGAAATGAGCAGCAACCAGAACCCGACTATGTAGTCATGCAAAGTGTACCGAAAGAAACAGCTTAG